A region from the Linepithema humile isolate Giens D197 chromosome 1, Lhum_UNIL_v1.0, whole genome shotgun sequence genome encodes:
- the LOC105670847 gene encoding fatty acid synthase-like — protein sequence MNSNKKSTVIDVESEDDIVISGIAGRFPKSDNISQLQENLFNSVDLGSDEERRWNHGHPDLPQRMGLINNCEKFDADYFEIPFNKVHSMDPMSRMLMEHTYEAIVDAGINPKDLSGTNTGIFIGMCISESEKTWFFEKPQVAAAFECYKTMNANRMSHWLNITGPSCTLDSACSSSLFALECAYRSIRSGQCDAAIVGGVNLCMHPYVSLQFARLGILAPDGFSKPFTNDANGYMRSETIGVAFLQKAKVAKRIYATVAYAKTNCDGYKEQGITFPSSKMQQTLLEEFYNECGISPTCLGYMEAHGTGTYVGDPEEINALEQVFCKNRQTPLLIGSIKSNLGHSEGANSMCQIAKVIIAMETGLIPPNINFTQIRKGVKALEDGSIRVVTNTTPWISEFMGINSFGFGGANCHILMRSNTKDKINKGAPNDNLPRLVVLSGRTEQAVESFLNEIENRPIDVEYVRLLHDLYADEMKNHPYRGYVIVESKTPIKTAKEIQYYSGERRPICFVFSGIGSQWIGMGQALLRFPVFSKTIEKCDTILKMHGMYIIDILTSKHKDTFNDILNSLVGITVMQVGLIDLLRSVNIVPDFVVGHSIGELCCAYATGNFTLEQVILSSYYIGLGLKETKKINCAMVNIGLSYENVKNICPPDIEIIYSDSQNTCSISGLKKSVKTFTKQLEANNVFTEEVNCCDIPLHTRYLLPAKATILAYLNRIIPQTMTPNQIWQSLFDNAKLSCAEYFTNNLSSPVSFDKTAQLIPRNAVTLEIAPDAILQSVTKELFNTTSITLLQRNHEDNVKVFLRGLGKMYNNGLQPQLANLYPTVKFPVSRSTPMISPSIKWNHSEDWYVTCHKMQTRLSNGERMVEVALNDEDYEYMSGHVIDGRQLLPATGYLMLVWETMGLLKSLSYTEMPIVFENVKFIRATHFPKEGPVYLTIMVQKATGKFEVMEGDNAVVTGTVREPTDITKEKLPRQFLNQENDNEEEVMNTKDIYKELRLRGYQYAGIFRGLKSSSTTGKQGHIAWMYNWVTFMDNMLQMKILGIDTKSLHVFTEIQKLVIDTKLHIQQIRNAAANDYQLPVRVYKIFDAVVSGGVEIHRMKATSIIRRKPAGEPVLEEYRFIAHRDGAEVSWQEGVMLSTHLALEYHQVIKVNIIELIEDDDKVEADEIASPLFIDILNDLPSLQPNITLVTTTDRFDCVTLNSKITVSQSKKLSNDDNAILITGYNLFTKNKSKTLKEILPVLQNNGFLLTREQFFTKDDIATAEKYNLAVVLEKRTQKEHIILLKKREQSTRKTEVIHVNNYEFSWLEQLKSILNAENELKNAVKIILVSEKDSECGLLGLINCLRMEPGGESIRGVFIQDETAPEFSLHESLYAEQLRIDLIINVLHPGKTWGSYRHLPLSPLTPKLVYHAFVNQLVSGDLSSFRWIEGPITPDYKENNLVHIAYSSINFKDVMIASGKLAGDGFHSTRRRLEDCMVGMEYVGVNNTGQRVMGLWENRSISNMCTSAKYLCWNVPDEWSMEDAATVSCAYGTCCYGLIVKANMKKRDTVLIHSGTGAVGQAAIHLAHHKGCEIFTTVGTPEKRKFIRDTFPFIPENHIGNSRDNSFEQMIFNQTNGRGVDIVLNSLAEEKLQTSIRCLAKGGRFLEIGKYDFMANNSLNLSMLSKGISFYSVMLDNVFTAPEKLKERLNMVVAINLANKAIQPISRKIFKKDEVEAAFRYMAAGKHIGKVIIKIHEEDESMSAPILALPRYYCLSNKSYIILGGLGGFGLELADWLVVRGAQNLVFISRAGVRNGYQQMKIDLWKSYGVKVLIISNVDVSDVKDCEYMLKSAEKLAPVDAIFNLAVVLNDKICRNQTVKTFQEPFKAKAWATKNLDHLTRKICPQLRHFVVFSSVSCGRGNAGQTNYGMANSIMERICERRVQEGLHGLAVQWGAVGDVGLVADMQDNDKEMVIGGTLQQKITSCIAKLEDFLLQKQPIVASMVVAEKRLNTFGASSIVETVANIMNLKDMRTVAHHMPLSELGMDSMMAVEIKQTLEREYEIFLTAQDIRDLNFAKLAKMFEKDMKNEELAEITGMKLLIRISGDDQLIPDVCIKLSTKKSTTESEIFLLPGIEGCANVFDLLVPKIEGSATCLQYNTHNIGTDLTSIKDITNSLLEHILSREQKLPQNFVLVGYSYGSTIAIELARKLEEMNLKGRLILIDGAPEHIKAMANIICPFTALDEFQNNVLLGIMDLFQPAASGKFVLELNKCTNTNWDEKLEIFLKHVSSAYSQVMIDKRKALCTTIYKHLNGLHEYDVTQVPKIESPIILLKPTTYSLLFPQEDYGLHKITKGKIEIHYVEGTHMTIMDNDKVVAVINETINSIEPI from the exons ATGaactcaaataaaaaatccacGGTCATTGATGTCGAATCTGAAGATGACATCGTTATTTCTGGCATCGCCGGTAGATTTCCTAAATCTGACAATATTAGCCAActtcaagaaaatttatttaacagcgTGGATCTTGGATCAGATGAGGAACGACGATGGAATCATG GTCATCCAGATCTACCTCAACGTATGGGACTGATTAATAATTGTGAGAAGTTTGATgcagattattttgaaattcccTTCAACAAAGTCCATTCCATGGATCCTATGAGTAGGATGCTCATGGAGCATACGTATGAAGCTATCGTCGATGCAGGAATAAATCCGAAAGATTTATCTGGAACAAATACTGGAATTTTTATCGGAATGTGCATTTCGGAGTCGGAAAAGACTTGGTTTTTTGAAAAACCACAG GTAGCCGCAGCTTTCGAATGTTACAAAACTATGAACGCAAATCGAATGTCTCACTGGTTAAATATAACAGGACCATCTTGCACCCTCGATTCCGCATGCAGCTCAAGTCTCTTCGCTTTAGAGTGCGCTTATAGAAGTATCCGGTCAGGGCAGTGTGACGCCGCCATTGTCGGCGGTGTTAATCTCTGCATGCATCCTTATGTATCATTGCAGTTTGCGCGACTTg GAATTTTAGCACCTGACGGATTCAGCAAACCTTTTACCAACGATGCAAACGGTTACATGCGTAGCGAGACAATCGGAGtcgcatttttacaaaaagcaaAGGTGGCTAAGAGAATTTATGCAACCGTCGCCTATGCGAAAACTAATTGTGATGGATACAAGGAACAAGGCATTACTTTCCCGTCGAGCAAAATGCAGCAAACTTTACTGGAAGAGTTTTACAATGAATGCGGTATTTCACCGACTTGCTTAGGCTACATGGAGGCTCACGGCACCGGCACTTATGTTGGCGATCCAGAAGAAATCAATGCACTCGAGCAGGTTTTCTGCAAGAACAGGCAAACTCCTCTGTTAATCGGCTCTATCAAATCAAACTTGGGCCATTCTGAAGGTGCTAATAGCATGTGTCAAATTGCTaag GTGATAATTGCAATGGAAACTGGCTTAATCCCGCCAAATATAAACTTCACACAAATACGGAAAGGTGTTAAGGCTTTAGAAGATGGAAGCATACGCGTGGTGACCAACACAACACCGTGGATTTCTGAATTTATGGGTATCAATTCGTTTGGTTTTGGTGGAGCCAATTGCCACATCTTGATGCGAAGTAACACAAAGGATAAGATCAACAAAGGAGCTCCAAATGATAATCTACCCAGACTCGTTGTCCTGTCTGGACGTACCGAACAAGCAGTTGAATCATTTCTAAATgag ATTGAGAACCGGCCGATAGACGTCGAATATGTACGGCTATTGCATGATCTTTACGCTGACGAGATGAAAAATCATCCTTACAGAGGATACGTGATTGTCGAATCTAAAACGCCGATCAAAACGgcaaaagaaatacaatattattcagGTGAGAGAAGACCGATTTGTTTTGTGTTCTCCGGAATTGGATCGCAATGGATTGGCATGG GTCAAGCGCTACTGCGATTCCCAGTATTTTCCAAAACCATAGAAAAATGCGAtacgattttaaaaatgcatggAATGTATATCATTGACATATTAACGAGTAAacataaagatacttttaaCGACATATTGAATTCACTTGTGGGCATCACCGTAATGCAg gTGGGATTAATCGATCTCTTAAGATCCGTAAATATCGTGCCAGATTTTGTCGTTGGTCATTCAATTGGTGAACTCTGCTGCGCATATGCGACTGGTAATTTCACCCTTGAACAAGTGATTTTATCTTCGTATTACATAGGATTGGGATTGAaggaaacgaaaaaaattaactgcgCGATGGTGAATATCGGTCTCAGTTATGAGAATGTGAAGAACATATGCCCACCAgatatcgaaataatttacagCGACAGTCAAAATACTTGCTCCATAAGCGGtctaaaaaaatcagtaaaaacatttacaaaacaattagag gCCAATAACGTATTTACTGAGGAAGTCAACTGCTGCGATATTCCTCTGCATACTCGTTATCTCCTCCCCGCAAAAGCCACGATTCTGGCTTACCTAAATCGAATAATACCGCAAACAATGACTCCCAATCAGATATGGCAAAGTTTATTTGACAACGCAAAATTGTCCTGCGCTGAATATTTCACGAATAATTTATCAAGTCCTGTATCTTTCGATAAAACTGCGCAATTGATTCCCAGAAACGCAGTGACTCTTGAAATCGCTCCAGATGCTATTCTTCAGAGTGTTACGAAAGAACTGTTCAACACAACCAGCATCACGTTACTTCAGCGTAATCACGAGGATAACGTCAAAGTATTTTTGCGAGGTCTAGgaaaaatgtacaacaatGGCTTGCAACCGCAATTAGCAAATCTATATCCGACCGTAAAATTTCCTGTTAGTCGTTCCACGCCGATGATCTCGCCGTCAATCAA ATGGAACCATTCCGAGGACTGGTACGTAACATGTCATAAAATGCAGACGAGACTCTCTAACGGAGAAAGGATGGTTGAAGTTGCGCTAAATGACGAAGATTACGAATATATGAGCGGTCATGTGATTGACGGAAGACAGTTATTGCCGGCTACTGGATATCTCATGCTAGTTTGGGAAACGATGGGTTTGCTAAAAAGTCTATCGTATACCGAGATGCCGATCGTATTTGAAAATGTCAAGTTCATTCGGGCAACGCACTTTCCGAAAGAAGGACCCGTGTATCTAACAATAATGGTGCAGAAAg CAACTGGAAAGTTTGAAGTCATGGAAGGAGATAATGCCGTTGTCACTGGCACTGTGCGTGAACCGACAGATATTACCAAAGAAAAGTTACCgagacaatttttaaatcaagagAACGACAATGAGGAGGAAGTAATGAACACAAAAGATATCTACAAGGAACTCAGATTACGCGGATATCAATACGCCGGCATATTTCGGGGTTTGAAGAGTTCGTCGACTACGGGAAAACAAGGGCACATAGCTTGGATGTACAATTGGGTAACATTTATGGATAATATGTTGCAAATGAAAATTCTCGGAATAGACACGAAGAGTCTTCACGTTTTCACGGAAATTCAAAAGTTGGTAATCGATACGAAACTTCACATACAGCAAATACGGAACGCAGCAGCTAACGATTATC aGCTTCCTGTGCGTGTGTATAAAATCTTCGACGCGGTAGTATCCGGCGGTGTGGAAATTCACAGAATGAAAGCTACTTCCATAATTCGTCGAAAGCCAGCGGGGGAGCCCGTTCTCGAGGAGTACAGATTCATAGCTCATCGCGACGGAGCCGAGGTTTCATGGCAGGAAGGCGTGATGCTGTCGACACATCTCGCTCTGGAATATCATCAagtgataaaagtaaatattatcgaGTTGATCGAAGATGATGACAAAGTAGAAGCAGATGAAATAGCATCACCATTGTTTATCGATATCTTGAATGATCTACCGTCGCTTCAACCAAACATTACTCTGGTAACCACAACCGATCGCTTCGATTGCGTTACTCTTAATTCGAAAATCACAGTTTCGCAATCGAAGAAGTTGTCAAATGACGATAATGCGATATTAATCACAGGATACAATTTGTTCACGAAGAATAAGAGCAAGAccttaaaagaaattttgccgGTGTTACAAAACAATGGATTCTTATTGACACGAGAACAGTTCTTCACGAAAGACGACATTGCGACTGCCGAAAAGTACAATTTAGCAGTAGTACTTGAGAAACGCACGCAGAAAGAGCACATTATACTGTTAAAGAAGAGAGAACAGTCGACGAGGAAAACTGAAGTTATTCACGTAAACAATTATGAGTTCTCTTGGTTAGAGCAGCTTAAATCGATCTTGAACGCGGAGAATGAGTTAAAAAACgctgtgaaaataattttagtcaGCGAGAAAGATTCGGAATGCGGCTTGTTGGGCCTCATCAATTGCTTGAGGATGGAACCAGGTGGCGAATCGATCAGAGGAGTGTTTATTCAAGACGAAACTGCACCGGAGTTTTCTTTGCACGAGTCATTATACGCGGAGCAACTCCGGATCGATCTTATCATAAATGTCTTGCATCCGGGTAAAACATGGGGTTCATATAGACATCTTCCGTTATCGCCGCTGACACCGAAGCTCGTGTACCACGCATTTGtcaatcaattg GTGAGCGGTGATTTGAGTTCATTTCGCTGGATAGAGGGCCCGATTACACCGGATTATAAGGAAAATAATCTCGTTCACATAGCTTACTCGTCTATCAATTTCAAAGATGTAATGATAGCATCCGGCAAACTTGCAGGAGATGGTTTCCATTCAACTCGTAGACGTCTCGAGGATTGTATGGTGGGTATGGAATATGTCGGCGTCAATAATACTGGACAGAGAGTAATGGGACTTTGGGAAAACAG ATCCATATCAAATATGTGCACATCCGCCAAATACTTATGCTGGAATGTTCCCGACGAGTGGAGCATGGAAGACGCTGCAACGGTTTCGTGCGCTTACGGCACGTGCTGTTACGGATTAATCGTCAAggcaaatatgaaaaagagagacaCGGTACTTATCCACTCCGGTACCGGTGCCGTGGGCCAAGCTGCGATTCATCTTGCGCATCACAAAGGTTGCGAGATATTCACCACCGTTGGCACTCCAGAAAAGCGAAAGTTTATCAGAGACACGTTCCCGTTTATCCCAGAGAATCACATTGGAAATTCGCGCGACAACAGTTTTGAGCAAATGATATTTAATCAGACCAACGGCCGTGGCGTGGACATTGTATTGAACTCGCTCGCCGAAGAGAAACTCCAGACGTCCATCCGTTGCCTGGCGAAGGGCGGGCGTTTTCTGGAAATAGGCAAATACGATTTTATGGCCAATAATTCGTTGAACCTGTCGATGCTTTCGAAAGGAATTTCATTTTACAGCGTTATGTTGGATAATGTATTCACAGCTCCGGAAAAACTAAAAGAACGTTTGAACATGGTAGTGGCCATAAATCTTGCGAATAAAGCTATTCAACCGATTTccagaaaaattttcaaaaaggaTGAAGTGGAGGCTGCATTCAGATACATGGCAGCTGGAAAGCATATAGGAAAG gtaatcataaaaatacacgAAGAAGATGAATCTATGAGCGCACCCATTCTTGCACTTCCACGTTATTACTGTCTATCGAACAAATCGTACATCATCTTAGGCGGCTTGGGTGGCTTCGGCTTAGAATTAGCCGATTGGCTGGTTGTTCGTGGCGCTCAGAATCTGGTGTTCATCTCGCGCGCCGGAGTAAGAAACGGATATCAGCAGATGAAGATCGATCTGTGGAAATCTTACGGAGTAAAAGTGCTAATCATATCGAACGTCGATGTATCGGACGTCAAAGATTGCGAATATATGTTGAAATCGGCAGAAAAACTGGCACCGGTGGACGCTATATTCAATCTGGCTGTGGTattgaatgataaaatatgcCGGAATCAAACTGTAAAGACGTTTCAGGAACCCTTCAAGGCGAAAGCTTGGGCCACAAAGAACTTGGATCATTTGACCAGAAAAATATGTCCTCAGCTTCGTCACTTTGTTGTGTTCTCTTCGGTATCTTGCGGCAGAGGAAATGCCGGACAGACCAATTACGGCATGGCAAATTCCATCATGGAGAGAATTTGCGAGAGACGAGTGCAAGAGGGTCTGCATGGACTAGCGGTTCAATGGGGTGCGGTCGGCGATGTCGGCCTCGTGGCTGATATGCAAGACAACGACAAAGAAATGGTTATCGGCGGCACTTTGCAGCAAAAGATAACTTCCTGCATCGCGAAACTCGAGgactttttgttacaaaaacagCCTATAGTGGCGAGCATGGTTGTAGCCGAGAAGCGGTTGAACACTTTTGGCGCATCCAGTATTGTCGAAACTGTGGCCAATATTATGA atctGAAGGACATGAGGACCGTGGCTCATCACATGCCTTTGTCCGAGCTTGGAATGGACTCGATGATGGCCGTGGAAATTAAACAGACCTTGGAACGGGAGTATGAGATTTTCCTTACCGCGCAGGATATTCGCGATCTCAATTTCGCTAAGCTCGCCAAAATGTTTGAGAAAGATATGAAGAACGAGGAACTCGCCGAGATAACAGGAATGAAATTGCTCATTCGCATATCAGGCGATGATCAATTGATACCCGATGTTTGTATAAAGCTTTCGACGAAAAAAAGCACGACGGAAAGCGAAATATTCCTATTGCCAGGTATAGAGGGTTGTGCAAACGTCTTTGATTTGCTGGTGCCAAAAATCGAAGGTTCAGCGACGTGTTTGCAATACAACACGCATAACATCGGCACAGACttaacatcaataaaagaTATCACTAATAGCCTTTTAGAG CACATTTTGAGCAGAGAACAAAAATTGCCACAGAATTTTGTACTAGTCGGCTATTCGTATGGATCGACAATTGCAATTGAATTAGCGCGGAAGTTAGAAGAAATGAATCTCAAAGGCCGATTGATACTCATCGATGGAGCACCCGAGCATATAAAGGCAATGGCTAATATAATTTGTCCTTTCACTGCGTTAGATGAATTTCAGAATAATGTTCTTTTGGGTATAATGGATTTGTTTCAACCAGCAGCTAGTGGAAAG TTTGTGTTGGAGTTGAACAAATGTACTAATACTAATTGGGACGAaaagttagaaatttttttgaaacatgtTTCTTCGGCTTATTCACAAGTAATGATTGACAAAAGAAAAGCTTTGTGCACAACAATATATAAGCATTTGAACGGTCTTCATGAATACGATGTGACACAAGTACCGAAAATCGAATCACCTATAATACTTCTGAAGCCCACGACATATTCGTTACTTTTTCCTCAAGAAGACTATGGCTTGCACAAg ATTACTAaaggaaaaatagaaatacacTATGTTGAAGGCACTCACATGACAATAATGGACAATGACAAAGTCGTTGctgtaattaatgaaacaattaattCCATCGAACCTATTTAA